In one window of Hemicordylus capensis ecotype Gifberg chromosome 10, rHemCap1.1.pri, whole genome shotgun sequence DNA:
- the TLNRD1 gene encoding talin rod domain-containing protein 1 codes for MASGGSGKSTSEAATPSGTTVQRKKLVSVCDHCKIKMQLVADLLLLSSDSRPVNTESLSVFGESFEKCRDTIIARTKGLSILTHDVQSQLNMGRFAEVGDILVEMGELVVSLTECSAHAAYLAAVETPGAQPATPGLVDRYKVTRCKHEVEHGCGILKTTPLADMSPQLLLEVSQNMSKNLKFLTDTCVLASEKSKDKFAKEQFKLSVKCMSTSASALLACVKEVKTSPSELTRNRCVLFSGPLVQSVCALVGFAIEPQFLGKAATINPEGKAVQTAILGGAMSVVSACVLLTQCLRDIAHHPDSSSKMTEYRERLRNSACAVSDGCNLLSQALRERSSPRTLPPLNSNSVN; via the coding sequence ATGGCTAGCGGCGGCTCTGGCAAGTCGACCAGCGAGGCAGCCACCCCCAGCGGCACCACCGTGCAGCGCAAGAAGCTCGTCTCCGTCTGTGACCACTGCAAGATCAAGATGCAGCTGGTGGCAGATTTGCTCCTGCTGTCCAGCGACAGCCGGCCGGTCAACACCGAGAGCCTGTCCGTCTTCGGGGAGTCCTTCGAAAAGTGCAGGGACACCATCATAGCTAGGACCAAAGGCCTGTCCATCTTGACCCATGATGTCCAGAGCCAGCTGAACATGGGACGCTTTGCCGAGGTGGGGGACATCCTGGTGGAGATGGGGGAGCTGGTGGTCTCCCTGACGGAGTGCTCTGCCCACGCGGCCTACTTGGCTGCAGTGGAGACCCCGGGGGCTCAGCCTGCCACGCCCGGCTTGGTGGACCGCTACAAGGTGACCCGCTGTAAGCACGAGGTGGAACACGGGTGTGGGATCCTGAAGACCACCCCGTTGGCCGACATgagccctcagctcctgctggaGGTCTCCCAGAACATGTCCAAGAACTTGAAATTCCTGACGGACACCTGCGTCCTGGCTAGTGAGAAATCCAAGGATAAATTCGCCAAGGAGCAGTTCAAGCTCAGCGTCAAGTGCATGAGCACCAGCGCCTCTGCCCTATTGGCATGCGTCAAGGAAGTCAAGACTTCACCCAGCGAGCTGACGCGCAACCGGTGCGTCCTGTTCAGTGGCCCCTTGGTGCAGTCTGTCTGTGCCCTGGTGGGCTTTGCCATTGAGCCTCAGTTTTTGGGCAAAGCCGCTACCATCAACCCCGAGGGCAAAGCTGTGCAGACCGCCATTTTGGGAGGGGCCATGAGCGTTGTCTCTGCGTGTGTGCTCCTTACCCAATGCCTCAGGGATATAGCCCATCACCCCGACAGTAGTTCCAAAATGACTGAATACAGGGAAAGGTTGAGGAACTCGGCTTGCGCCGTCTCGGATGGCTGCAACCTGTTATCTCAGGCACTAAGAGAGAGGTCTTCGCCGCGGACTCTACCGCCATTGAACTCCAATTCTGTGAATTAA